A window of Chromohalobacter canadensis genomic DNA:
CGGCGAAAACCCGGTCTCGGTGGCGTATGCTGCCGTCAATTTGGCCAGCCATATCTTCGACGATTTCGGGCGCGCACGTGCGTTGTTGATCGGGGCGGGCGAAACCATCGAACTGGTCGCGCGACATCTGCGTGAGGCGGGTATTCGCGGACTGACCGTCGCCAACCGTACACGTGAGCGCGCCGAGACCTTGGCCAATGCCTTCGATGCCGAGGCAATTTCACTGGGGGAGATCCCCCAGGCGTTGACGCATGCCGATATCATCATCTCTTCCACGGCGAGCCCATTGCCTATTCTCGGCAAGGGAATGGTCGAGAGCGCACTGAAGAAGCGCCGCCATCGCCCCATGTTCATGGTCGATATCGCCGTGCCTCGCGATATCGAGTCCCAGGTCGGCGAGCTGGACGATGTCTTCCTGTATAGCGTTGACGACCTGCAGGAAGTGATCGAGGAAAACCGCAAGCAGCGTGCCGTTGCCGCGGCTCAGGCTGAGTCTTTGATCGAGAATGGCATCCAGCATTGGCAGCGTGAGCGACGCGTGCGTGGCGCCGGCGACTTGATTCGCCGTTACCGCCAGCAGGGAGAGGCGCTACGTGAAGAAGCCGAACGCCAAGCGCTGGCGCAACTCGCCCGCGGCGAGGACCCCGAGAAAGTCCTGCAGCGGCTGTCGCGTCAACTGACCAATAAATTGCTGCACGGCCCGACGCTACGCTTACGCGAAGCATCGGGCGAGGAGCGGCACGATATCCTCCAGGCGGCCGATACGTTGCTGATCGATCCGGCCGCATCGACACAGGACCCTGCATGAAAGCGACTCTGCGCACACGTCTCGATGCCTTTCAGGAACGCTTCGAAGAACTCGCTGCCTTGCTGGCCGAGCCAGACGTGATCGCCGATCAGGCCCGCTTTCGCGATTACTCACGCGAATATGCCGAGCTCGAGCCCTTGATCGAAACCTGGCGGGTCTATCGGCGTACCGAGGGCGATATCGAGGCGGCCGAGCAGATGCGCGAGGACAGCGATCCCGAGATGCGCGAGCTGGCGGAGGAAGAGTCGCGTCTGTCGCAGGCGCGACTCGAGGAACTGGATGCGGAGGTCAAGCAGCTCCTGGTGCCCAAGGATCCCGACGATGGCAGCAACGTGTTTCTCGAGGTTCGTGCCGGTACCGGCGGTGACGAGGCGGCGCTATTCGCCGGCGACTTGTTTCGCATGTATTCGCGTTACGCAGAACGCCAGGGCTGGCGAATCGATGTGATCAACGTCAGTCATGGCGAGCAAGGCGGCTACAAGGAAATGATCGCCCGGGTGCGTGGCGACAATGTCTACGCGCGGCTCAAGTTCGAGTCCGGCGCGCACCGCGTGCAGCGGGTGCCGGCCACGGAATCCCAGGGGCGTATCCATACCTCGGCGTGTACCGTGGCGGTCATGCCCGAGGCGTCTGCCGTCGGTGATGTGGAGATCAACAGCAACGACCTGCGTGTGGATACGTTCCGCTCCAGTGGCGCTGGTGGGCAGCACGTCAATACCACGGACTCGGCGATTCGCATCACGCACTTGCCGACCGGTGTAGTGGTGGAGTGCCAGGAAGAGCGTAGCCAGCACAAGAATCGCGCCAAGGCGATGGCGTTTCTGGCAGCGCGTCTCAAGCAGTCCGCCGTGGACGCACAGCGCCAGGAACAGGCCGATACGCGCCGTTCGCTGGTCGGCTCGGGTGATCGTAGTGAACGCATCCGGACCTACAATTTCCCTCAGGGGCGCATCACCGATCATCGCATCAACCTGACGCTTTATAAGCTGAGCGACGTGATGACGGGCGAGCTCGATGAAGTGATCAATCCCTTGATTCATGAGTACCAGGCCGAGCAGCTCTCGGCGCTGCAGACGGACTGATGACCTACGATACCTTGCTGACGCGCGCGGCGCGGCGGTTGCAGGCAGCGGACAGTGCCTCACCGCGCCTGGATGCCGAAGTGCTGATGATGCATGCGGCCTCGGTGACCCGTGCATGGCTATATACTTGGGGCGACCGCGAACTCGCAGGCGTGCCCCGGGCACGTTTCGAGGCGCTGGTGGCGGCACGGGCGCTGGGCCATCCCGTGGCGTATCTCATCGGCGAACGCGAGTTCTGGGGGCTACGTCTGCGGGTCGATGAAGCGACCCTGATTCCGCGGCCCGATACCGAGTGCCTGGTTGAAACACTGTTGGCAAAGATGCCGCATGGGCCAGGACGAGCGCTCGACCTGGGGACGGGGACGGGCGCGATTGCCCTGGCGCTGGCCTCCGAGCGACCGGCATGGCATGTCACCGGCGTTGATCGGGAGGTGGCTGCCGTGGCCGTGGCCAAAGATAATGCCCAGCGTTTGGAGATCGCGAACACCACCTTCCTCGTCAGCGACTGGTTTGCCGCGCTGGGGGACGCGACCTTCGACGTCATTGCCGCCAATCCGCCTTATATCGCCGAGGGTGACCCACATCTTGCGCAAGGTGATGTGCGCTTCGAGCCACGCTCGGCGCTGGTGGCGAGCGATGCCGGGCTGGCCGATTTGCGTTATCTGGCGATGACGGCGCGCGGACACCTTGTGGCAGGAGGCTGGCTGGCGCTGGAGCATGGCTGGGAGCAGGCCTCACGGGTTCGTGAGGTGCTCGCGCAGGCCGGGTATGAGGATGTCTTCAGCGCGACCGACCTCGGGGCACGTGAGCGCCTCACGCTGGGGCGAGCGCCAGTGATGCAGGGCCAACATTGACTGCGGTAAACAACACCGTTGGCTGCCTGGAGGCGCGGGCGGTGGTTGTGGTAGTAATACGTCTCGCACCGAGGGCCCTGTCTGGATAAGCCTTACTTGTCATAGGGGCCGGTTGCGGTTTCTCCTGTCATTCATTGTCTCGGAACAACAATATAATGAAAGCCAAGACCCGTTCGTTGGATCGTATCGATCTCAATATCTTGCGTTGCCTGCAGGACAACGCGCGTATTTCCTATGTCGACCTGGCGTCCCAGGTCGGCTTGTCCACGACGCCCTGCCTGGAGCGCGTCAAGCGTCTGGAGAAGGCCGGTATCATTCGCGGTTACAAGGCGTTGCTCGACCCCAAGGCGCTCAAGGCCAACTTGCTGGTGTTCGTCGAGATCAGCCTGGAGACCCAGTCGCCGGCGGTATTCGACGAATTTCGCCGGGCCGTGGCCAAGCTACCGCAGATTCAGGAATGTCATCTGGTCTCCGGGCAGTTCGATTACATTCTCAAGTGCCGGATTCCGGAGATGTCCGCTTATCGTCAACTGCTTGGCGATGTCGTGTTGACGCTGCCCGGGGTCAAGGAATCCAAGAGTTACGTGGTCATGGAAGAGGTCAAAGAAGATGTCTCATTGCATGTGCCCGATACCGAGCAGTTGGACACCTGACGGGCGCATGCCGGGAGGCGCTCTTCACGCGGGAGGCGATGGACTCACATGAAGGAAATGGACGATACCGCGCTACTGCGCTATAGCCGCCAGATCATGCTCGAACAACTCGATGTGGACGGCCAGCAGCGCTTGTTGGACGGTCATGCGCTGATTGTCGGTGCCGGCGGCCTGGGCTCGCCGGCGGCGCTGTATCTGGCCGCTGCGGGAGTGGGCCGGTTGTCGATCGCCGATGACGATGTCGTCGAGCTTTCCAATCTGCAGCGCCAGATCGCGCATGGTGAGAGCGACATAGGACAGGCCAAGGCGGAGTCGGCGGCGGTGGCGGCGCGGCGCCTTAATACTGGCTGCGAGGTAGAGGTCATTGACTCGCGTCTCGAGGGAGAAAGGCTCGAGCGCGCGATAGCGGCGGCGGATGTGGTGCTCGACTGCACGGACCGTTTTTCCAGTCGCTACGCCATCAATCGTGCCTGCGTTGCGGCGAAGAGACCGTTGGTCTCGGGGGCGGCAATCCGTTTCTCGGGGCAACTGGCGGTCTTCGATGCGCGTGATGCGGCCTCGCCCTGTTATGCCTGTCTTTACGGCGAGGATGGCGATGACGAGGCACTACGCTGCGCCGAAAACGGTGTGATCGCCCCCTTGGTGGGAGTCATCGGTACCTTTCAGGCGCTCGAGGCGCTCAAGTTGCTCGCCGGTGTCGGGCATCCTCATCGCGGGCTGGCGACTTTCGACGCGCTGAGCGGCGAATGGCGGCGTTTCAATGTCGGTCGCGATCCCGCATGCCCTGTCTGCAGCGCGTCGAATCCCGCCTGACGTTGGAGCTTGTCACGCCACTGCATCCGTATGCCGAAAGGTCTCATCACGAGTGGGTGTGAATTACCGAGCACATACAAACGCCCCAGCTCAGTGAGCTGGGGCGTCGTGTGTCGGGCGACCGATAAGGCTCGTCAGAGCTCGAAGGTGGGCAGCTTGCGCGGCACCTTGGCCTTGGTGAGCTTGGCCACCTTGGGCAGGCCGTTTTCGAATGGTGGGAAATCTTCGCCCTGGATCAGCGGCGAGAGATAACGACGTCCCGCCTCTGTGATGCCGAAGCCATCCTCGCGAATGTACTCGCGGGGCATGAACTTTTCCTTGTTGGCCACTTCCGCCAGCGGTGCCGCCTCGATACGCCATTCGTAAGGCGTTTCGCTGACGCGTTTGATGGTCGGCATCATGGCGTTCTTGCCATCCAGGGCTAGCTCGACGGCCTTCTGGCCCACGGCATAGGCTTGCTCGACATCGGTCTTGGAAGCCAGGTGGCGCGCCGCGCGCTGCAGGTAGTCGGCGACTGCCCAATGGTATTTGTAGCCCAGGTCCTGCTTGACCATACCGGCGAGCGTCGGCGCCACGCCGCCCAGCTGGCGGTGGCCGAAGGCATCGGTATTGCCGGCATCGGCGAGGAAGGTGCCGTCCTCGTAGCGGGCGCCCTCGGAGACGACGATGACACAGTAACCGTATTTCTTGACGGCCTCGTCGACGCGTTGCATGACCTGGGCGCGCTGAAAGGGCAGCTCGGGGAAGATGATCAGGTGAGGCGGCTCGCCCTCACCGTTACCCGCCAAGGCGCCGGCGGCGGCGATCCAGCCTGCATGGCGGCCCATCACTTCGAGCACGAAGACCTTGGTGGAAGTAGCGCACATGGAGGCGATGTCCAGCGCTGTTTCGCGGGTCGAGGTGGCGATATACTTGGCCACGCTGCCGAAGCCGGGTGAGTTGTCGGTGATCGGCAGGTCGTTGTCGACGGTCTTGGGAACGTGGATCGCGGTCAGCGGGTAACCCATCTTCTCGGAGAGCTGCGATACCTTGAGGCAGGTATCGGCGCTGTCCCCGCCGCCGTTGTAGAAGAAGTAACGGATGTCATGCGCCTTGAACACCTCGATGAGGCGCTCGTATTGCGCGCGGTGCGTCTCGATGTCCTTGAGCTTGTAGCGGCAGGAACCGAACGCGCCGCCCGGCGTGTGGCGCAGTGCGGCAATCGCCTCGTCGCTTTCCTGGGACACGTCGATCAGGTCCTCGGTCAGGGCGCCGATGATGCCGTTGTGGCCGGCGTAGACCTTGCCGATTTTGTCCGAATGGCGACGACAGGTTTCGATGACGCCGCAGGCGCTGGCGTTGATGACGGCGGTGACGCCACCGGACTGGGCGTAAAAGGCATTGTGCTGGGCCATGGGACTTATGGTGCTCCTGGGTCTGGGCGCATGAATGAGCGAATGATAGCCGACATTGACCGTCGATGCCTATGCCGCGGCGCTCGGCTGGTGGGCCGCGCGGCGCCATGCTAGGCTCGCCGCATCATGGCAGGAGGCTCAGATGCACGTCCATATTCTAGGGGTTTGCGGTACGTTCATGGGGAGCCTGGCGCGGTTGGCCAAGGCACTCGGACATCATGTCAGCGGTTCGGATGCCAACGTCTATCCTCCGATGAGCACTCAGCTCGAAGAGGCGGGCATCGCCCTTTGTGAGGGTTATGCCGCCGATAACTTGGTGCCACGTCCCGACCTCGTGATCATTGGCAATGCGCTATCGCGCGGCAATCCCGAGGTGGAGGCGGTCCTCAACGCCAAGCTGCCCTATGTCTCGGGGCCGCAATGGCTGGCCGAGCATGTCCTGCCTGGGCGACAAGTGGTGGCGGTGGCTGGCACACACGGCAAGACCACGACCGCCAGTTTGTTGACCTGGATCATGGAAGCGACCGGCCACGCCCCGGGATTCTTGATCGGCGGAGTGCCTCGCAACCTTGGGGTATCCTCGCGCTTGGGCGATGCCGGCGCGCCTTTCGTGGTCGAGGCCGATGAATACGACACGGCCTTCTTCGACAAGCGTTCCAAGTTCGTCCACTACCGTCCGGATATCGCGGTGCTGGGCAATCTTGAGTTCGATCACGCGGATATCTTCGATGATTTGGCCGCCATTGAGCGTCAGTTTCATCATCTGGTGCGCACCGTTCCCGGTAATGGCCAGTTGGTCGTGGCGGCCGAAGAACCGGCGCTCGAGCGGGTGCTGGCACAAGGCTGCTGGAGCTCCGTCGTGCGTTTTGGTGACACTGACGGCGCGCAATGGCAGTGGCGGCTGGAAAGCGCCGATGGTCGTCGCTTCGAGGTGCGCCATGGCGAGCGTGCCGCGCGTGTCGAGTGGCCGCTGAGCGGGCGTCACAACGTCGCCAACGCGGTGGCTGCCCTGGCCGCGGCGTCGGCCTGCGGCGTCACGCTGGAAGAAGGCGCGGCGGCGTTGGCACGCTTCGAATCGCCTCGACGGCGTCAGGAGGTGCGTGGTGAGGTCGGTGGTATTCAGGTCATCGACGATTTCGCCCATCATCCCACGGCCATCGCCGCCACGCTCGAGGGTCTGGCTGCGTCGAGCGATGCGGGACGGCTGTTGGCGGTGATCGAGCCGCGATCCAATACGATGCGCCTGGGCAGCATGCGCGAGCGGTTGCCGGAAAGCGTGGCGTCGGCGGACCGCGTGTGGTGGTATCGGCCACCGGAGGTGACATGGTCGCTGGATGCACTGGCAGCGGCCTGCCCGGTGCCCGTGACGGTGAGCGACGATATGCCCGCCTTGGTCGAGGACATCGTGGCCGAGGCGCGCACGGGCGACCGAGTCGTGGTGATGTCGAACGGAGCGTTCGGTGGCATCCATGAGAAATTGTTGGCGGCACTGGAGGCTCGGCATGGCGGATGAGACGACGTTCGAGAAGCCCGTGACGGTGGCGTTGACGGGCGCCTCCGGTGCCCAATACGGGCTGCGACTCATCGATTGCCTGGTGGCGGCACGCCATCAGGTCTTGGTGCTGGTCTCCAAGGCAGCACAAATGGTGATCGCCACCGAAACCGATGTGAGCTTGCCATCGAATCCCGAACGTCTGAGTGAGGCGTTGAAAGAGCGAAGCGGCGCCGCGCCGGGCCAGATTCGCTGCTTCGGCCGCGAGGACTGGATGGCGCCCGTGGCCTCGGGCTCCGGCGCACCGAGCGCCATGGTGATTTGCCCGTGCTCGACGGGAACGCTGTCGGCGGTCGCCACCGGCGCGAGTAACAACCTGATCGAGCGTGCCGCCGACGTGGCGCTCAAGGAGCGGCGTCAGCTCATCCTCGTGCCTCGCGAGACGCCGTTTTCGGCGATCCATCTCGAGCACATGCTGACGCTGACCCGGATGGGCGCGGTGATACTCCCCGCCGCGCCCGGGTTCTATCACCGTCCGCAGACACTCGATGACATGATCGACTTCATCGTGGCGCGCATCCTCAATCAATTGGGCATTGCCCATACCCTGATGCCGCGCTGGGGGGAAACGACATGATCAGCCTGTCGGTATTGTCGGTCTTCGTGCCGACATTCTTCATGGTCTCGTTGACGCCGGGCTTGTGCATGACGCTTTCCATGACGCTGGGCATGACGATCGGCGTACGCCGTGCCATGTGGATGATGCTCGGTGAGCTGGTGGGTGTCGGCCTGGTGGCAGTATCGGCAGTGATCGGCGTGGCAACGCTAATGCTGCGGTATCCCGAGGTCTTCGCGGCCTTCAAGTGGCTCGGGGGCGCCTACCTGATCTATCTCGGGGTGATGATGTGGCGCTCCAAGGGGCGCATGGCGATTCCCGACGCCAGCGATGCCGCGCCCAGCGTGACGCCGATGCAATTGATCGTACAAGGCTTCGTCACGGCGGTCGCCAACCCCAAGGGTTGGGCGTTTTTCATCGCTCTGCTGCCGCCTTTCCTGGACGCTGGCCGGCCGATGGCACCGCAACTGGCGGTCTTGGTGGGGATGATTCTCACCCTGGAGCTGACTTGCTTGCTGATCTATGCTGGTGGCGGTCGTACCGCCAGTCGCTTCCTGCGCCGCGACGGCAATGTTCGCTTGCTGAATCGAGTGGCGGGGAGCTTGATGGTTGGTGTCGGTGTCTGGCTGGCGCTGGGCTGAACGTTATCCGTCGCGGGTGCTTGGCCTAGACGTAGGGTAGCCAGACAATACGTGCCGCTAACAACAGCAAAGAGGTAACGACCAGCGGTGGCCATGGACAGGGGGGGAGTGGTACGTGTACGAAGCGTTGATAGCTGAGGCGCGTAATGGCGCACACCACCAGGCCGAGAAGTGCGCCGCCGATCAGGTCGCTGGCCCAATGCACGCCCAGAACGAGGCGTGACAGGGCCATCGGCAGGCATACCAGTGTCGCCCCCCAGTATACCCACATCCGCCGTTTCACGGGCAGAGCCTCGGCCGTAAACGCTGCTGCCAGGCCAATCAGCACGATACTCGTCGAGGTATGGGCGCTGGGGTAGGAAAATGAACCCATGAGGTAGTCCGGCGTATCGGGGCGAGCGCGACCGGCGAGATGCTTGAAGACCAGGTTGGCGAACCCTACACCCACCAACGCGCTACTGATATGCAGGAAGGCCGCGATACGCCGCGAAAAAAGCAGCCACACCAGCCATGGCATGGCCAGTGCGATGATACCCAAGACATCTCCGCTCAGGGCCATGAAGTTGCTGAATTCGCCTAGCCAGCTATCCGCGAGAGGCGCCAGCAATGCCTGAATTTGTCGGTCCATCGGCAACGAGGGGGCAGGGTGCTCGAGTACCCAGAGCGTCCATCCGCACAGGGCGACTAGGCTGGCCACGAGAAGAGCGAGTGACGCCAGCGGTATTTCGTTGCGCGGGTGAGCGGCGCCCAGGGCGAGCCATAGGCGTCGCCGCCGCGGCGTCGTGCGGGAAAAGCGGGCCAGGCGCATGTAAACCCAGCCGCCGCGCCCGAGATGGTGACGAAACCAGGAAAACCCTACCCCTAGCATTATCAGCATGAGCCCCAGGGTAACGAGCCATCGTTCGCTGCTTGCAGGCAAGGCGAGGAGCTTGTCCCATGAATGGCCGAGTAGATAACCGGGCAATAGGTAGGCGGGAGCCCAAAGCAAGGCGGAAGCGATATTGACGGCGGCAAAGCGCCATGTCGGCATGTGCAGCATGCCAGCGACCATCGGTACGATGGGGCGTACCGGACCCACGAAGCGACCGATGAGGATGGACAGATCTCCATAGCGCTTGAAGAAATCGACGCCGCGGGCTAGCCATTCGGGGTGGCGGGTGAAGGGCCACATTCGATGCACGCGTTCGCGCTGAGAGTAGCCTAGCCAAAAGCTTAGACCATCACCGAGGGTCGCTCCCGCAAAGGCCGCCGCCAACAATAACGGCAGGGAAAGGTGCTGATGCCCCGCCAGTGACGCGGCGGCAGTCAGTAGCACGATGCCGGGCACTAGCAGACCAATCACGGCGAGCGACTCAAGCAGCGCCACCAATAGCACGATCAAGATCAGTAACGCCGGTGAGGGAGAAAATTGATACAGCCACTCGGTCACGTTCAAGTATCGGGCTCCAGCAGGTTGAATCCACGCTTGATCAGCCGTTGCTCGAAACGTTCGGCGCACTCGTCATCTGCCAGGTGGCAAATACGTGCCTGGGCCTCGATGGCACCGATGTCGCGAAGCGGGGCTTCCCCGAGCGCATGCGTCAAGCGCTCACGGACGATGAGAGCGCCGGCTTCCCCAGCGTCGGCAAGCAGCAGCCAAAAGACGCTATGGCGATGCCGCCCCATGGCGTCGCCACGTCGAGAGTTGCGTTGTACCACCTGATAGAAGGTCGTCAATAGCGTGTCTTGTGTCGTTTGGCCGAACTGCTCGTTGGCCATGTCGAGTTGGGGTAAATGAATGACTAGCGCGCTTAGTGATTGGTTCAATGCACGGGCGCGAGCGACCTCGGCGATAAGCCGCTCGCTGAGCGCATCGCGCGATAGCATACCGCTTTGCGTATCGAGTTGATCGGTAGTCTTGAGTAAGCGGGCCTGTTGCATGTACCACCCGAGAGGCAGTATTGAGATGATGACTAGCGTGAAGTACTGCAGGCCACCCGCGGGCGTCGATAGAACAGAGTTGATCAGGAATAGCCATATGGGGGCGAGCAGTACATTGAGAAGTAGCGCGGCACCAGGCGGTAAGAGCAGCGTGGCGAGTATCGGCGGGACCCCCATCCAAAGTGCGCCGGACGCCTCGAGGTAGGGTGCTTCCACGGCAATCGCCAGATAGCCGCTGATCAGCACCAGGTAGGCAGGTAGTCGACGAGCGTAAGCGTTTTCTGCCATCAGGGCGGCGATAGACACCATGATGGCCAGGATAGTGACCGGCAGGATGCGCGGGTAATGGCCCATCAGGTAGTGCCAGGCCGCGAGACTAGCGAGCACGAGCGCCCCGCAGGCATACGCCATGGCGTGGAGGCGTGACGACGAGAGACGTTCAGGCATGGTCGGTTGTCTCCTGTCGGAAATGCAGGCCGCTGGCTTGCAGCGAGAGTTCATGGCCCAGCGTGATGGGGTCTAGATGGGGAGTGACGGGCGCGATGCGTATACGACAGTGCTCCTGAAGCTCGGTTGAGATCGCGTCACGACGTAAGGCGGCGTGTTGCTCGTCCTTTGAAACCAGCAGTACCGCAAAGGTCTGTGCATCCACGCGGTAACAACCCTCGAAGGCGTAGATAAACGCGGCCAGGCGCTCTTTGAGACGCCGCCGAACATTGTGGCCGCGTTGATGTGGGCGTACCACGAGCAGCTCCGCGTAGACGTTTTCGCGCTGGCGCCGCGACCATTCGACGGCTAGGTCCTGGCGCAGACGATTGAGTGACCAGAGCGAGTCCTCCGGGGTGAGACGGTGGCGACGCTCTAGCTCTTGACGTAGCCGGCTATGCTCGATGGCCTTGGCAATCCCCAAGGCCATGAGGGCGGCCAATAACGCGCCACTCAACGCAGCTTGCGCCATCCCGAGGGGCGCTTGAATGTGCCACCAGCCGAGTGCGGCAGCCACCAGGAGCATGTAACGCATGGGCCGTGGCTGAGGTGCGAGCAGCATGATCGGCCACAGCCATACGCTGATGGCGTACGCCATGGGGGCTTGCCAGAGTAGCGCCAGTAAAAGCAAGGCACACAATGGGATCGTCAATGTCCAGGCGCGACGTGATAAGTGACACCACGCAAGCGTCGCCAACCCGATGATGGCGGCGATGAGCAGGCCTTGTGTGATCGAGTCGTCTTCCTGCCAGGCGGTGATCGTCATTAGCCCCGCGCCTAGCAGGAAAAGCCCGGTTAGAGGTGTTTTGTATTTGCTCTGCATGGTGCCGTATAGTGATTCCTTTCCCAACGGTGCCGGCAGTATAGCCGTTGTGCCTCTGCCGTCATGCTTCGGAAAGCACCGATTATCATATGCTTCCCGGCGGATACCCAGGAGAAAATTGCCCGCATGGCCCTTGAAACTTCCGAGTCCGAGATCGTCGACGTCGATGCTTACATGCATGCGATGGGCGAACGGGCGCGTGGTGCGTCACGTGTGTTGGCCCGCGCCACTACCGCGCAAAAGAACCGCGCGCTACTCGCCATGGCGAGTGCCCTGGACGAGGCGCGCGATGCATTGGACACCGCCAATCGCCGCGATCTCGAGGCGGGGCGCGACAACGGCCTCGCCGAGTCGCTGCTGGATCGTCTGGCGCTGACGCCGGCGCGTATCGACACGATGATCGAAGGCTTGCGTCAAGTGGCTGCCTTGTCCGACCCGATCGGCGAGATTCGTGACATGCGCTATCTACCTTCGGGGCTTCAAGTGGGCAAGATGCGCGTTGCGCTGGGCGTGGTAGGCATCGTCTACGAATCGCGCCCCAACGTGACCGTGGACGCCGCCAGCCTGTGCTTGAAATCAGGCAATGCCACGATCCTGCGTGGCGGCTCCGAAGCGATCCATTCCAACCGGGCCATTGCGGATTGTATCCGACAGGGGCTCAAGGCGGCAGAGCTCGACGAGGCCTGCGTGCAAGTCGTGGCGACGACCGATCGTGCAGCGGTCGGCGCATTGATCGCTATGCCGGAGTTCGTCGATGTCATCGTGCCGCGCGGCGGGAAGGGGTTGATCGAGCGCATTTCGAGAGACGCGCGCGTGCCAGTGATCAAGCATCTCGATGGCATCTGCCATGTGTATGTCGACCAGGCCGCCGATCCGGCCAAGGCGGTGGCCATTGCCGACAACGCCAAGACCCAGCGTTACTCGCCCTGCAATGCCATGGAAACGCTACTGGTACACGCCGAGGCGGCGCCTTTTGTACTTCCCGAGTTGGCCGATATCTATCGCCGCAAGGGGGTTGAGATGCGTGCGTGTGAACGGACACGGGCCTGGGTAGCGGACGCCATCGCCGTAACGGAAGAAGATTGGCATAGCGAATACCTTGCGCCGATCGTGGCCATTCGCGTGGTCGATACGTTGGAAGATGCGATCACGCACATCAATACCTATGGCTCGCACCATACCGATGCCATCGTCACCGAGAATCTGACTGACGCACGGCGCTTTCTGACCGAGGTCGACTCCAGTTCGGTCATGGTCAATGCGTCGACGCGTTTCGCCGACGGCTTTGAATATGGGCTAGGGGCGGAAATCGGCATCTCCACCGATAAGCTGCATGCGCGCGGACCCGTCGGTCTGGAGGGTCTCACCAGCGAGAAGTACATCGTATATGGCGATGGCCATGTGCGCAGCTGAGGCCCCACCGCGTGTCGCGATGCTGGGGGGTACCTTCGACCCCGTGCACGTGGGTCACCTGCGTAGCGCTATCGAGTTACGCGAAGCCCTGGTACTCGATCGCGTTCACATGGTCCCGGCACGGGTGCCGCCGCACCGCGCCACGCCTGGCGTCGATGCCGAACAGCGCGCGATCATGCTGGCGCTGGGCATCGCCGACACGCCGGGTCTCTACGTGGATGACCGTGAGATTCGCCGCGAGGGGCCATCCTATTCTACCGCGACTCTGGCGTCTCTGAGAGAAGAGCTGGGCACGCACGCGCGCCTGGTCATGGCGTTGGGATACGACGCCTATCTGCACTTGGCCGAATGGCACGAACCTCAACGGTTGTTCGAGTTGGCGCATGTCGTCGTCGTCGATCGCCCCGATCATCAACAGCCGCTTCCGACGGCGCTCGAAACGCTGATCGAAGGCCGTGAAGTGACGAGTGTCGAGGCATTGATGCAGTCGCCTGCAGGGGGGGTGCTGCATTTGAGTCTGCCCACGCGCATGGCGATTTCGGCTACAGCGATAAGGGAGCGATTGCAGCGCGGTGCAAGCGTGCGCTATTTGCTGCCCGATGCCGTGGAACGCTATCTCCTAGCGCATCGTCTTTATCGATGATGTCATCATCCATCAATGAAAGGGACCTGGCGAGTGGTGGTGCCACCTAAAGGCCTTTTTAACCTTGCCCCTGGCGGTTTGGTGTCAGCGCGGTAGAATGCGGGCCTTGCCCGCAGGGGTATGACATATGAACGAGGAGCTATGCAGACTGAAGCACTCAAAACGCTGGTAATGGACACGCTCGAGGAACTCAAGGCACGTGATGTTGCCGAACTCGATGTCGCCT
This region includes:
- the prmC gene encoding peptide chain release factor N(5)-glutamine methyltransferase; amino-acid sequence: MTYDTLLTRAARRLQAADSASPRLDAEVLMMHAASVTRAWLYTWGDRELAGVPRARFEALVAARALGHPVAYLIGEREFWGLRLRVDEATLIPRPDTECLVETLLAKMPHGPGRALDLGTGTGAIALALASERPAWHVTGVDREVAAVAVAKDNAQRLEIANTTFLVSDWFAALGDATFDVIAANPPYIAEGDPHLAQGDVRFEPRSALVASDAGLADLRYLAMTARGHLVAGGWLALEHGWEQASRVREVLAQAGYEDVFSATDLGARERLTLGRAPVMQGQH
- the hemA gene encoding glutamyl-tRNA reductase, with the translated sequence MTLLALGINHKTATIEVREQVAFTPAELAGALAELKSLPGVNEAAVLSTCNRTELYCVTDAQGERSVLDWLGRFHGLPPETLMQSAYHYLDGEAVRHLMRVAAGLDSMVLGEPQILGQLKEAYQLARDNAGLGGELERLFQHTFSVTKQVRSETGIGENPVSVAYAAVNLASHIFDDFGRARALLIGAGETIELVARHLREAGIRGLTVANRTRERAETLANAFDAEAISLGEIPQALTHADIIISSTASPLPILGKGMVESALKKRRHRPMFMVDIAVPRDIESQVGELDDVFLYSVDDLQEVIEENRKQRAVAAAQAESLIENGIQHWQRERRVRGAGDLIRRYRQQGEALREEAERQALAQLARGEDPEKVLQRLSRQLTNKLLHGPTLRLREASGEERHDILQAADTLLIDPAASTQDPA
- a CDS encoding HesA/MoeB/ThiF family protein, whose amino-acid sequence is MDDTALLRYSRQIMLEQLDVDGQQRLLDGHALIVGAGGLGSPAALYLAAAGVGRLSIADDDVVELSNLQRQIAHGESDIGQAKAESAAVAARRLNTGCEVEVIDSRLEGERLERAIAAADVVLDCTDRFSSRYAINRACVAAKRPLVSGAAIRFSGQLAVFDARDAASPCYACLYGEDGDDEALRCAENGVIAPLVGVIGTFQALEALKLLAGVGHPHRGLATFDALSGEWRRFNVGRDPACPVCSASNPA
- a CDS encoding Lrp/AsnC ligand binding domain-containing protein — its product is MKAKTRSLDRIDLNILRCLQDNARISYVDLASQVGLSTTPCLERVKRLEKAGIIRGYKALLDPKALKANLLVFVEISLETQSPAVFDEFRRAVAKLPQIQECHLVSGQFDYILKCRIPEMSAYRQLLGDVVLTLPGVKESKSYVVMEEVKEDVSLHVPDTEQLDT
- a CDS encoding 6-phosphofructokinase — encoded protein: MAQHNAFYAQSGGVTAVINASACGVIETCRRHSDKIGKVYAGHNGIIGALTEDLIDVSQESDEAIAALRHTPGGAFGSCRYKLKDIETHRAQYERLIEVFKAHDIRYFFYNGGGDSADTCLKVSQLSEKMGYPLTAIHVPKTVDNDLPITDNSPGFGSVAKYIATSTRETALDIASMCATSTKVFVLEVMGRHAGWIAAAGALAGNGEGEPPHLIIFPELPFQRAQVMQRVDEAVKKYGYCVIVVSEGARYEDGTFLADAGNTDAFGHRQLGGVAPTLAGMVKQDLGYKYHWAVADYLQRAARHLASKTDVEQAYAVGQKAVELALDGKNAMMPTIKRVSETPYEWRIEAAPLAEVANKEKFMPREYIREDGFGITEAGRRYLSPLIQGEDFPPFENGLPKVAKLTKAKVPRKLPTFEL
- the prfA gene encoding peptide chain release factor 1, whose translation is MKATLRTRLDAFQERFEELAALLAEPDVIADQARFRDYSREYAELEPLIETWRVYRRTEGDIEAAEQMREDSDPEMRELAEEESRLSQARLEELDAEVKQLLVPKDPDDGSNVFLEVRAGTGGDEAALFAGDLFRMYSRYAERQGWRIDVINVSHGEQGGYKEMIARVRGDNVYARLKFESGAHRVQRVPATESQGRIHTSACTVAVMPEASAVGDVEINSNDLRVDTFRSSGAGGQHVNTTDSAIRITHLPTGVVVECQEERSQHKNRAKAMAFLAARLKQSAVDAQRQEQADTRRSLVGSGDRSERIRTYNFPQGRITDHRINLTLYKLSDVMTGELDEVINPLIHEYQAEQLSALQTD